The following are from one region of the Bacteroidota bacterium genome:
- a CDS encoding T9SS type A sorting domain-containing protein, translated as MPNNPNYGLGPLVGSPCDTLSANLTPSPSPHGEGKMQCTYISAWEKLFVNASGLQGNRVTVTIYDVHGSAIRNYELKITNGYATADVDCAGWASGRYVVSLRSENELLSGKFIKE; from the coding sequence TTGCCTAATAATCCTAATTATGGTTTGGGGCCGTTGGTGGGGAGTCCTTGTGATACATTAAGTGCAAACCTCACCCCTAGCCCCTCTCCACATGGAGAGGGGAAAATGCAATGCACGTATATATCTGCTTGGGAGAAGTTGTTTGTAAATGCAAGTGGATTGCAAGGCAATCGTGTAACGGTAACCATATATGATGTACATGGTAGCGCAATTAGGAATTACGAATTAAAAATTACAAATGGTTATGCCACTGCTGATGTGGATTGTGCAGGGTGGGCAAGTGGGAGGTATGTTGTAAGTTTGCGAAGTGAGAATGAATTGTTAAGTGGAAAGTTTATTAAAGAATAG
- a CDS encoding LexA family transcriptional regulator yields MFSSNIKLLRTRKGRTQDVVANELGVSRSTLNSYENGSIKNPTLEALVQFSRYYKVSIDTLIKVNMEDLSESQLGELERGHDVYITGSRLRVLATTVDKNNRENIELVNHKAKAGYKAGYSDPDYIKRLPTFQLPILFSERKYRMFQISGDSMLPIPDKSYVIAEYVENWYDIKDGNAYVLLTLDEGIVFKVVHNQIKKKKNLLLQSLNSFYKPYAIEINEVKEVWKFCNYISSELPTPVRERDELFDKIMQLENTLKAKLK; encoded by the coding sequence ATGTTTTCATCGAATATTAAACTATTGCGTACGCGCAAAGGGCGCACGCAGGATGTGGTGGCCAATGAGTTGGGGGTAAGCCGCAGTACCTTGAACAGTTACGAAAATGGCAGTATTAAGAATCCTACGCTGGAGGCGCTGGTGCAGTTTTCGCGTTATTACAAAGTGTCGATAGATACGCTGATAAAGGTAAACATGGAGGACCTGAGCGAATCGCAATTGGGCGAGCTGGAGCGTGGTCATGATGTGTATATTACCGGCTCGCGCCTGCGCGTGTTGGCTACTACGGTTGATAAAAATAATCGCGAAAATATTGAACTGGTAAATCATAAAGCCAAAGCAGGATATAAGGCGGGATATAGCGACCCTGATTATATAAAACGATTGCCAACGTTTCAGTTGCCTATTTTGTTTAGCGAGCGCAAGTACAGGATGTTTCAGATTTCGGGCGATAGCATGTTGCCAATACCCGATAAATCGTATGTGATAGCTGAGTATGTTGAAAACTGGTACGATATAAAAGACGGCAATGCCTATGTGCTGCTTACGCTAGACGAAGGGATTGTGTTTAAGGTGGTACATAATCAAATTAAGAAAAAGAAAAACTTGCTGTTGCAATCGCTCAATAGTTTTTATAAGCCGTATGCTATTGAAATAAACGAGGTAAAAGAAGTATGGAAATTTTGCAACTATATAAGCAGCGAATTGCCAACGCCTGTGCGCGAGCGCGATGAGCTGTTTGATAAGATAATGCAATTGGAAAATACGCTAAAGGCGAAGTTGAAATGA
- a CDS encoding T9SS type A sorting domain-containing protein has translation MRFDASNIGDQGSAAAAQENAWYFPQNPVGAYFAFYKDALSLNPNWFYRPGPMALPFQPNPFQMSPVGFVIAQIGNSFNDCEVPCPGCPDQRMADIVAEQNEFAGLTSDELYFLKYSVYEQLRSDTSLMYAGYPSDLILKQFYDSASNSNMEMLLIVNDLIADSLALFANAVNSWISPINHFEDNMKVINDIYINTWAVGIYTFNQEQMDLLSQIANENPLIGGYAVYTARVMLGLDFADFINSNLRHLPNEVSSNKYKSFQIYPNPARNRLYINYQFEKNENATIELIDLTGKTKCYISIDSSTEIDISHLTNGVYMVKFSVDNNQTVNKVVVLNK, from the coding sequence GTGCGCTTTGATGCAAGTAATATTGGCGACCAGGGCAGTGCAGCAGCAGCACAGGAGAATGCGTGGTATTTTCCGCAGAATCCGGTGGGGGCCTATTTTGCTTTTTATAAAGATGCTTTAAGTCTAAACCCAAATTGGTTTTATCGACCAGGGCCAATGGCCTTGCCTTTTCAACCAAATCCTTTTCAAATGTCTCCTGTAGGGTTTGTTATTGCGCAAATAGGAAATTCATTTAATGATTGCGAAGTTCCATGTCCTGGTTGCCCTGATCAACGAATGGCTGATATAGTTGCAGAACAAAATGAATTTGCAGGACTTACGTCAGATGAGCTTTATTTTTTGAAATATAGTGTTTACGAACAATTGAGAAGTGACACTTCTTTGATGTATGCGGGTTATCCATCGGATTTGATTTTGAAACAATTTTATGATAGTGCATCAAACTCGAATATGGAAATGTTATTGATTGTTAATGACCTAATTGCAGACTCTCTTGCATTGTTCGCGAATGCTGTAAACTCCTGGATAAGTCCTATTAATCATTTTGAAGATAACATGAAAGTCATCAATGATATTTACATAAATACTTGGGCGGTTGGAATTTATACTTTTAATCAAGAACAAATGGATTTACTTAGTCAAATTGCAAATGAAAACCCTTTAATAGGAGGGTATGCCGTATATACAGCAAGGGTAATGCTAGGATTGGACTTTGCAGATTTTATTAATTCAAATTTAAGACATTTGCCAAATGAAGTTAGTTCTAATAAATATAAGTCGTTTCAAATTTATCCTAATCCTGCACGAAATAGGTTGTATATAAATTACCAATTTGAAAAAAATGAAAATGCAACAATTGAATTAATTGACTTAACAGGGAAAACAAAATGCTATATAAGCATTGATTCATCTACTGAAATTGACATTTCACATTTAACGAATGGCGTTTATATGGTTAAATTCTCAGTGGATAATAATCAAACTGTGAATAAAGTTGTAGTTTTAAACAAATAG
- a CDS encoding T9SS type A sorting domain-containing protein, translating into MFNHINTSAVGGSAIRFFNTQMTNTVHCNQMDTCRLGVRFDASNIGDQGSAAAAQENTWYFPLTGFFAFQRDNLSPDPNWFTRNLNYTIPYTPQNSYMQPLAFVTYQLENATNDCEVPCPSCPNQRMAEIVSESGNYANLSIDEKYLLKKEVYQILDADSSYMYAGYSSDIILQDFYDSAATTNLTMFSFVNSLIQDSLSVFASAVNSWISPINHFEENEKSVNEIYLSTWAVGIYQLTQIQKDLLESVASENPLSGGDAVYTSRVMLGWDMPDFTNQINRIKFDQAFQKNDMEIKIYPNPAFEYFSVESSIDESFEISIENTVGQNIYYNSHVEPLERINTKKFSNGSYIILIKLKNTKIEYRNKLLISK; encoded by the coding sequence ATGTTTAATCATATAAATACAAGTGCAGTTGGTGGCAGCGCCATCCGCTTCTTTAACACACAAATGACCAACACCGTACACTGCAACCAAATGGATACCTGCCGCCTTGGAGTTAGATTTGATGCAAGTAATATTGGCGACCAGGGCAGTGCAGCAGCAGCACAGGAGAATACGTGGTACTTTCCTTTAACAGGTTTTTTTGCTTTTCAAAGAGATAATTTAAGCCCAGACCCTAATTGGTTTACAAGAAATTTAAATTACACCATACCTTATACACCACAAAACAGTTATATGCAACCTTTGGCGTTTGTAACGTATCAGCTTGAAAATGCTACTAATGATTGTGAAGTGCCTTGCCCCAGCTGCCCTAATCAGCGAATGGCAGAAATCGTATCTGAAAGTGGTAATTATGCTAATCTATCAATTGATGAAAAATATTTATTGAAAAAAGAGGTATATCAAATTCTTGATGCAGATAGCAGTTATATGTATGCGGGATATTCAAGTGATATTATTTTGCAAGATTTTTATGATAGTGCTGCAACAACCAATCTAACTATGTTTAGTTTTGTTAATTCCCTTATTCAAGACTCGCTTAGTGTTTTTGCATCAGCAGTAAATTCATGGATTAGTCCAATCAATCATTTTGAAGAAAACGAAAAAAGCGTGAACGAAATTTATTTAAGTACCTGGGCTGTTGGTATATATCAATTAACGCAAATACAAAAAGATTTACTCGAATCAGTTGCTTCAGAAAATCCACTATCAGGTGGCGATGCTGTATATACTTCGAGAGTAATGTTGGGCTGGGATATGCCTGATTTTACAAATCAAATCAATAGAATTAAATTTGATCAAGCCTTCCAAAAAAATGATATGGAAATAAAAATTTATCCAAATCCAGCTTTTGAATATTTTTCAGTAGAGTCAAGTATTGACGAAAGCTTTGAAATTTCAATTGAAAATACTGTAGGACAAAATATTTACTACAACAGCCATGTAGAGCCGCTTGAGCGTATTAATACCAAAAAGTTTTCGAACGGCTCCTATATAATTTTAATCAAATTAAAGAATACGAAAATTGAATATCGAAATAAACTCCTTATTAGTAAATAA
- a CDS encoding T9SS type A sorting domain-containing protein, with product MKYILISIYAITLYRSQAQNLVINPSFEDTLDCQTWWNSGNLPSLQSVSWYQSIGSPDFWSTTYTPGCGTAPFPNNFTGYQTARSGDNCTGFAASGFPNYINLKECITGKLTSPLIQGHKYFAKMYLNSCDSCYLHIDKIGMFFSNDSVNPDTSNLFYMNPQIENSAGVILSDTIGWMEVSGYFNSVGGESFITIGCFRPDSLLQFDSIIQWPIIAAYYFLDDISVIDCTAISLPDIADTKLNVWYDATNNKLVISTNEQIENYTLLDMLGKTTLQGKLLNNEISAAALSRGVYMLVVEDKRYRRRVFKVGVY from the coding sequence ATGAAGTATATTTTGATAAGTATCTATGCAATTACCCTATATCGTAGTCAAGCTCAAAATTTAGTTATTAATCCAAGTTTTGAAGACACATTAGATTGCCAGACTTGGTGGAATTCAGGAAATCTACCCTCATTGCAAAGTGTATCATGGTATCAATCAATTGGATCACCAGACTTTTGGTCAACAACTTATACTCCTGGTTGTGGCACCGCGCCATTTCCGAATAATTTCACGGGATACCAGACTGCAAGAAGCGGTGATAATTGCACAGGCTTTGCGGCAAGTGGTTTTCCAAATTATATTAATTTAAAAGAATGCATAACAGGTAAATTAACATCCCCCTTAATACAAGGTCACAAATATTTTGCAAAAATGTATTTAAACAGTTGCGATAGTTGTTATTTACATATTGATAAAATTGGAATGTTTTTTAGTAATGATAGTGTAAATCCAGATACTAGTAATCTATTTTATATGAATCCTCAAATTGAAAATTCAGCAGGAGTTATTTTAAGCGACACTATAGGCTGGATGGAAGTAAGTGGATATTTCAATTCTGTTGGCGGAGAATCATTTATCACAATAGGTTGTTTTAGACCTGATAGCTTGTTGCAATTTGATAGCATAATACAATGGCCAATTATTGCAGCATACTACTTCCTAGACGATATCTCCGTAATCGACTGCACAGCAATTTCGCTGCCAGATATAGCAGATACAAAACTTAATGTATGGTATGATGCTACAAATAACAAACTTGTAATTAGCACCAATGAGCAAATAGAAAATTATACACTACTAGATATGCTTGGCAAAACAACCTTGCAAGGCAAACTACTAAATAATGAAATAAGTGCAGCAGCTTTGTCACGGGGTGTGTATATGTTGGTGGTGGAGGATAAGCGTTATAGGAGGAGGGTATTTAAGGTGGGGGTTTATTGA
- a CDS encoding tail fiber domain-containing protein translates to MQSNTSGANNVAVGGLSSNTSGNDNTAVGIAALSTNTTGFQNTAVGRSALNFNTTGINNTAVGRRTLRNNSTGDFNTAMGASALQSNTTGTNNTAIGDSALFSNSTASGNTATGRKVLLNNNGTNNSAFGTQTMENNTTGSANCAFGASALLFNTTGNNNVAVGLNALGSNTVANNNTALGTNSLKFNVTGINNTAVGYLALEGSNSGFLNTALGAQALKNCDLGNNNTAVGNNALLNNRSGDDNVALGLNALLTNTTGNKNVAVGNLSLQNNISSSNTAVGFSALKNNTNGNLNTALGENALSSNTTGDNNTAIGDSAMQNNISGTNNAAAGRNAMLKNTTGAENVAFGARALEQNTSASSNSAFGYLALKANTTGDGNTATGRSAMASNTTGFDNTASGAGSLQNNTTGQNNTSIGTLSLNFNSTGNSNTATGRYVLRSNTSGNNNAAFGDSALASNTTGASNTALGFKAFATGATFSNSTALGANSAITASNIVRVGGTGTLSIGGPQNWTAVSDGRYKLNVEENVPGIDFVNKLRPVTYQLNVTKLDEYYGTTESSNAEEAKAKEIQATIVQSGFIAQEVERAAIDLNYDFNGVDAPKNSKDIYGLRYAAFVVPLVKSVQELSKISEDLKKTNAELKIENTNQQLAIGNLQNENQVLKNEIAEMKSCLETLCNNSLETKTQNSELTTLNYLEQNNPNPFKETTTIGFYISASSSKATLKIFSMNGEEIKSFIISTKGKSQIEIAGNTLAPGVYTYVLIVDDMTVDTKQMVVTK, encoded by the coding sequence TTGCAATCCAATACAAGCGGTGCCAACAATGTGGCTGTAGGAGGCCTCTCTAGTAATACATCTGGAAACGATAATACGGCTGTGGGTATTGCTGCCTTATCAACTAACACAACAGGCTTTCAAAACACCGCAGTAGGTCGAAGCGCTTTAAACTTCAATACAACAGGAATTAACAACACAGCTGTTGGCCGCAGAACTTTAAGAAACAACTCAACAGGTGATTTTAATACGGCAATGGGTGCAAGCGCATTACAAAGTAATACTACCGGAACAAATAATACAGCCATTGGCGACAGTGCATTGTTTAGTAACTCTACTGCATCAGGAAATACTGCAACAGGACGAAAAGTTTTATTGAACAACAATGGAACAAACAACTCAGCATTTGGTACGCAAACAATGGAAAATAATACGACAGGAAGCGCAAACTGTGCATTTGGGGCTTCGGCCTTACTTTTCAACACTACAGGAAACAATAATGTTGCTGTTGGTTTGAATGCCTTAGGTTCAAATACGGTTGCGAATAACAATACTGCCTTAGGAACAAATTCTCTTAAATTTAACGTAACCGGGATTAACAACACTGCTGTCGGCTATCTGGCATTGGAGGGTAGCAATTCAGGATTTTTAAATACTGCATTGGGCGCACAAGCACTTAAAAATTGCGATTTAGGTAATAATAATACCGCTGTTGGAAATAATGCCTTATTAAATAATCGCTCAGGTGATGACAATGTTGCTTTAGGCTTAAATGCCCTATTAACAAACACAACTGGAAATAAAAATGTGGCAGTCGGAAATCTTAGTTTACAAAACAATATAAGCAGCTCAAATACAGCCGTTGGTTTTAGTGCATTAAAAAATAATACTAACGGCAATTTAAATACAGCATTAGGAGAGAATGCCTTAAGTAGCAATACAACCGGTGATAATAATACAGCAATAGGTGATAGTGCAATGCAAAACAATATAAGTGGAACAAACAATGCAGCAGCAGGAAGAAATGCAATGCTCAAAAATACAACCGGGGCAGAAAATGTCGCATTTGGCGCCCGAGCCTTGGAGCAAAACACTTCAGCTTCGTCCAACTCTGCCTTTGGATATTTGGCTCTAAAGGCAAATACAACTGGTGATGGAAACACTGCAACTGGGAGATCAGCAATGGCGTCAAACACAACCGGCTTTGACAATACTGCATCCGGTGCCGGATCTTTACAAAACAATACAACCGGCCAAAACAACACATCAATTGGCACGCTTTCATTAAATTTTAATTCAACTGGCAATTCTAATACAGCTACGGGAAGGTATGTGCTACGCAGTAATACCTCCGGTAATAACAACGCGGCATTTGGAGATAGTGCATTGGCTTCAAATACTACAGGGGCATCAAACACTGCTTTGGGGTTTAAAGCATTTGCTACAGGTGCAACATTTTCTAACTCTACTGCACTTGGTGCTAACAGTGCAATTACAGCAAGTAACATAGTAAGGGTTGGTGGCACAGGTACATTAAGCATTGGAGGACCGCAAAATTGGACAGCTGTTTCGGATGGCAGATACAAGTTGAATGTTGAAGAAAATGTTCCGGGAATTGATTTTGTTAATAAACTCAGACCGGTTACTTACCAACTTAATGTTACAAAGCTTGATGAATATTATGGAACCACAGAGTCGTCAAATGCAGAAGAAGCAAAGGCCAAAGAAATTCAGGCCACCATTGTACAAAGTGGGTTTATTGCACAAGAAGTAGAAAGAGCCGCCATAGATCTTAATTATGATTTCAATGGAGTGGATGCGCCAAAAAATTCCAAGGATATTTACGGTTTACGATATGCTGCCTTTGTTGTGCCTTTGGTGAAATCAGTTCAGGAACTTTCAAAAATAAGCGAAGACCTTAAAAAAACGAATGCCGAATTGAAAATTGAAAATACAAATCAGCAATTAGCAATAGGCAATTTGCAAAATGAGAATCAGGTTTTGAAAAATGAAATTGCAGAAATGAAATCATGCCTTGAAACACTTTGCAATAATTCTTTAGAAACAAAAACTCAAAACTCAGAACTCACAACTTTGAACTACCTCGAACAAAACAATCCCAACCCCTTCAAAGAAACCACAACAATCGGTTTTTACATTTCAGCATCATCAAGTAAAGCAACGCTTAAAATATTTTCGATGAATGGCGAGGAGATTAAATCGTTCATCATTTCAACAAAAGGAAAAAGTCAAATTGAAATTGCAGGCAATACACTTGCACCGGGTGTTTATACTTATGTGTTGATTGTAGATGATATGACTGTAGATACGAAGCAGATGGTTGTAACAAAATAA
- a CDS encoding T9SS type A sorting domain-containing protein: MIILFLINNLCAKCQNLVLNHSFEDTVTCTQWALNDWPNLPCKNWYQSIGSPDFWSTQYTPWCGCSPFPNILLGYQLAKSGNNCAGFVSSYFPNFVNAKELITGKLSNPLIFNHKYYTSFYVNVCNNCHIHIDKIGAYFSIDSINPDSNYLFNLNPQIENPANLMLSDTMNWMEISGFFIANGGEQFITLGCFRPDSALTMDSALIWSEPGAYYFLDDISVIDCTAVTLYELPELQVNVWYNAIDKTIKINTTENNLSFTLINAMGKVVMQGKLLNNEISAAALSRGVYMLVVEDKRYRRRVFKVGVY, translated from the coding sequence ATGATCATTTTATTTCTTATAAATAATTTATGTGCAAAGTGTCAAAATTTAGTACTTAACCATAGTTTCGAAGACACAGTTACTTGTACTCAATGGGCATTAAACGATTGGCCAAATCTTCCTTGTAAAAATTGGTATCAATCCATTGGCTCACCTGATTTTTGGAGTACACAATACACTCCCTGGTGTGGCTGTTCTCCATTTCCAAATATATTATTAGGGTATCAATTGGCAAAGAGTGGCAATAACTGTGCTGGTTTTGTTTCAAGTTATTTTCCCAATTTCGTGAATGCTAAGGAATTAATTACTGGTAAATTATCTAATCCTTTGATTTTTAATCATAAATATTATACATCTTTTTATGTAAATGTTTGCAATAATTGTCATATACACATTGATAAAATTGGGGCTTACTTTAGTATAGATAGTATTAATCCTGATAGTAACTATTTATTTAATTTAAACCCGCAAATTGAAAATCCCGCAAATTTGATGTTATCTGATACAATGAATTGGATGGAGATTTCTGGATTTTTTATAGCAAATGGTGGAGAACAATTTATTACACTTGGTTGTTTCAGGCCTGATAGTGCTTTAACTATGGATAGTGCTTTAATTTGGAGTGAGCCTGGCGCATACTACTTCCTCGATGACATCTCCGTAATTGACTGCACTGCCGTTACCCTATATGAGCTGCCAGAGCTACAAGTAAACGTATGGTACAATGCCATAGATAAAACAATTAAAATAAACACCACCGAAAATAATCTTAGCTTTACGCTAATAAATGCGATGGGCAAAGTAGTAATGCAAGGCAAACTACTAAATAATGAAATAAGTGCAGCAGCTTTGTCACGGGGAGTGTATATGTTGGTTGTGGAGGATAAGCGTTATAGGAGGAGGGTATTTAAGGTGGGGGTTTATTGA
- a CDS encoding T9SS type A sorting domain-containing protein, whose translation MNQNLVFNPSFEDTVSCSVWNNSWPKLPCVGWYQSINSPDYFSYVYTNGCGSVPLPSTLLGFQYPHSGFAYAGFATSLFPNLINSKELVTGKLVDSLKSQHKYFVQLFLSSCNNCHISIDKIGAFFSIDSINPDSNYLFNLNPQIENNSGNILSDTMNWMEVSGFFIANGGEQFITLGCFRPDSSLKFDSIQSWLEPSAYYLLDDVSVIDCTATSLNELPELQINPWYNAIDKAIKINTTENNLSFTLINAMGKVVMQDNLVQNEISAAALSRGVYMLVVEDKRYRRRVFKVGVY comes from the coding sequence ATGAACCAGAATTTAGTATTTAATCCTTCATTTGAGGATACAGTATCTTGCAGTGTTTGGAATAATTCATGGCCAAAGTTGCCTTGTGTTGGATGGTATCAATCTATTAATTCTCCTGATTATTTTAGTTATGTGTATACAAACGGATGTGGTTCAGTCCCTCTACCTTCAACACTGTTGGGATTTCAATATCCTCATAGTGGGTTTGCATATGCAGGCTTTGCAACAAGTTTGTTTCCTAACTTAATTAATTCAAAAGAATTAGTAACAGGCAAATTAGTCGATTCACTTAAATCTCAGCATAAATACTTCGTGCAATTATTTCTAAGTAGTTGTAATAATTGTCATATTTCAATTGATAAAATAGGCGCGTTCTTTAGTATAGATAGCATTAATCCAGATAGCAACTATCTATTTAATTTAAATCCTCAAATTGAAAACAATTCAGGTAATATATTGTCAGACACAATGAATTGGATGGAAGTTTCTGGTTTTTTTATAGCAAATGGTGGAGAACAATTTATTACACTTGGGTGTTTTCGACCTGACAGTTCGTTGAAATTTGACAGTATTCAATCATGGTTGGAACCTAGTGCCTACTACCTTTTAGATGACGTATCCGTTATAGACTGCACTGCCACCTCACTAAACGAGTTACCAGAGTTACAAATAAACCCGTGGTACAATGCCATAGATAAAGCAATTAAAATAAATACCACAGAAAATAATCTTAGCTTTACGCTAATAAATGCGATGGGCAAAGTAGTAATGCAAGATAACCTAGTACAAAATGAAATAAGTGCAGCAGCTTTGTCACGGGGAGTGTATATGTTGGTTGTGGAGGATAAGCGTTATAGGAGGAGGGTATTTAAGGTGGGGGTTTATTAA
- a CDS encoding T9SS type A sorting domain-containing protein, producing the protein MFNHINTSAVGGSAIRFFNTQMTNTVHCNQMDTCRIGVRFDASNIGDQGSGGAAQENTWFFPLSGHLAFYRDNLSPNPNWFTRTLTLSLPFSPQIIYMFPTSFVNYFLGNATNDCEVPCPGCPYERMADIALRNGEFAYLTNDEYYALSNDIYNALNEDGSLMYAGYTSDVVLQNFYDSLATTNIGMLSIVNNLLADSLNAFAGIVNNWVVPVNHQEENFKLVNEIYLNTWAIGIYYFNNNQQLILESIANENPMIGGDAVYSARVLLGCDMVDFIDNVNRKTDNIQINSKALKVKFFISPNPADHIINVYFEDKDSEAYSIEFKNVLGESLIYKHSNLNDFSIDIEFLSNGIYLAIAYLNGNYLGSLKLVINK; encoded by the coding sequence ATGTTTAATCATATAAATACAAGTGCAGTTGGTGGCAGCGCCATCCGCTTCTTTAACACACAAATGACCAACACCGTACACTGCAACCAAATGGATACCTGCCGCATTGGTGTGCGCTTTGATGCAAGTAATATTGGTGACCAAGGCAGTGGTGGTGCTGCGCAGGAGAATACTTGGTTTTTTCCACTATCAGGCCACTTGGCATTTTATCGAGATAATTTAAGTCCAAATCCTAATTGGTTTACGCGTACACTTACACTGAGTTTGCCTTTTAGTCCTCAAATAATTTACATGTTTCCAACATCTTTTGTGAATTATTTTTTAGGCAATGCTACTAATGATTGCGAAGTGCCATGCCCGGGATGTCCATACGAACGGATGGCAGACATTGCATTAAGAAATGGAGAGTTTGCCTACCTAACAAACGATGAGTATTATGCATTATCCAATGATATATATAATGCACTCAACGAAGATGGCAGCTTAATGTATGCAGGTTATACAAGTGATGTAGTGTTGCAAAACTTTTATGATAGCTTAGCCACTACAAATATTGGTATGCTTAGTATTGTAAACAATTTACTCGCAGATTCACTAAATGCTTTTGCAGGTATTGTAAATAATTGGGTAGTGCCTGTAAATCATCAAGAGGAGAACTTTAAATTGGTAAATGAAATTTATTTAAATACCTGGGCAATTGGTATCTATTATTTTAATAATAACCAACAACTCATACTTGAAAGTATAGCAAACGAAAATCCAATGATTGGTGGCGATGCAGTTTATTCAGCCCGCGTTTTGCTTGGTTGTGATATGGTAGATTTTATAGATAATGTCAATAGAAAAACTGACAATATTCAAATTAATTCTAAAGCACTTAAAGTCAAATTTTTCATTTCGCCAAATCCAGCAGATCATATTATTAATGTTTATTTTGAAGATAAGGATAGCGAGGCCTATTCAATCGAGTTTAAAAATGTCTTAGGCGAAAGTCTCATATATAAGCACTCTAATTTGAATGATTTTTCCATTGATATAGAATTTCTTTCAAATGGAATTTATCTGGCTATTGCTTATCTTAACGGTAACTATTTAGGTTCTTTGAAATTGGTAATAAACAAGTAA